CGTGATGCGGCGCGAGCACCGCGACCAGTGTCTTGACGATGCTGGCCGGCGTGTAGAACTGCCCGCCCTTCTTGCCTTCCGCGCTGGCGAACTGACCGAGAAAATACTCGTACACTTGGCCGAGCACGTCGCGCGCGGCGCCCGGTTCGCCTTTGCTGTCGGCGCCGAAACCGATGGTCGACACCAGATCGATCAGTTCGCCCAGCTTGCCGTCGGGCAGATGAGCGCGCGCGTAGCGCTTGTCGAGTATGCCCTTGAGCTTCGGGTTCTCCACCTCGATCAGCGACAGCGCGTCGTCGATGCGCTTGCCGATGTCGGGCTGCTTGGCCGCCGCGCGAAGGGTTTCCCAGCGCGCCGCTTCGGGTACCCAGAACACATTGACCTCGCGGTAGTAGTCGCGGTCTTCGAGTTCTTCGGCGAGCAGGGCGGGCGTGCTGTCGGGCAGGAAGTAGTCGTCGGCTTCGTCGGCGAAGCGACGCACCAGTTCGGCGCGACGCGCGGCGAAGGTGTCGGAAATGTATTTGACGAAGATGAGGCCGAGCACGAGGTGCTTGTATTCGGCCGCGTCCATATTGGCGCGCAGCTTGTCGGCGGTAGCCCAGAGGGTTTTCTTGATGTCGTCGAGCATGGCGTTCCGGGTCGTGGGTCAGCGTGCACCGGCTGCCCTGCGAACGCGCAGGCATCGGGCACCGCGCGACTTTAACCACAATCGCCGATCGGTGCGTTGGATGGTGGCGACCGACAGACCGTCATCGCATTGCCCGACCTGCGCGGCCCGGGCACAGACTCGAAGGCGGCCGATCAGGCCTTCTTGACGAATTCGGACTTCAACTGCATCGAGCCGAAGCCGTCGATCTTGCAGTCGATGTCGTGATCGCCTTCGATCAGGCGGATGTTCTTCACCTTGGTGCCGACCTTCACGACCGACGAGGTGCCCTTGACCTTGAGATCCTTGATCACGGTGACCGAGTCGCCGTCCTGCAGCACGTTGCCGTGGGCGTCCTTCCACACGCGCTTTTCCTCGACCGCCGCGGCGCCGCCCTTGCTCCACTCATGGGCGCATTCGGGGCAGACCAGCATGTCGCCATCTTCGTAGGTGTATTCGGAACTGCATTGCGGGCAGGGGGGCAGGCCGCTCATCGGTAGTCCTTGTTCGTTCATGGGTCTGTCGGGGCCGACCGCGCACGCGCTGTAGTCTCCGGGTCTGCGTGGGCAATGAAAAGGGGGCAAATGCCCCCTTGACCTGCTGCGTGAGCCGGAGCGACATCACACGTCCAGATTCCTCACCCCCAACGCATTGCTTTCAATGAACGCCCTTCGCGGCTCGACGTTGTCGCCCATCAGCGTGGTGAAGATTTCGTCGGCGGCGATGGCGTCGTCGATCTGTACCTTCAGCAGGCGGCGCACGGTCGGGTCCATCGTGGTTTCCCACAGCTGTTCCGGGTTCATTTCGCCCAGGCCCTTGTAGCGCTGCTTGCCGAGGTTGCGTTCGACTTCGTTCAGCAGCCAGCGCGTGGCTTCGGTGAAGCTGGCGACCTCCTGCTGCTTTTCGCCGCGCTTCACGATGGCGCCGGGGCCGACCAGGCCGGCGATCAGTTCGGCGGCGTGGCGGATGCGCTGATAGTCGCCTGACAGCAGGAATTCGCTGTCGACGCGGCCGATCTTGCGGTTGCCGTGGTGCATGCGTTCGATGCGCAGCTGCCAGGCTTCGGTCTTGTCGTTGTATTCGGCCAGCAGCGTGACATTGGGCGGGAGCTTGGCGGCGAGCCGGGCGGCGCTGTCGCGGGCAGCGGCTTCGTCGTCGAGGCTGAGCGCGATGTTGTGTTCGAGCAGCGTGCGCAGCAGTTCGCCGTCGGCGTACTCGGCCAGACGTTCGACGATGGCTTCGGCCAGCAGGTATTCGCGCGCCATCTCTTCGAAGGCGCTGCCGGACAGCGGCTCGGCACCCTCGTGCGGCACCAGGCTGGATTCGTCGAACGCCAGTTTGAGCAGGTACTGGTTCAGTTCGTGGTCGTCCTTCACGTACAGCTCGGTGCGGCCGTGCTTGATCTTGTACAGCGGCGGCTGCGCGATGTAGATGTGGCCGCCTTCGACCAGTTCGGGCATCTGGCGGTAGAAGAAGGTCAGCAGCAGGGTGCGGATGTGGGCGCCGTCGACGTCGGCGTCGGTCATGATGATGATGCGGTGGTAGCGCAGCTTTTCCGGCTTGTATTCGTCCTTGCCGATGCCGGTGCCCAGGGTCTGGATCAGCGTGACGATTTCCTGGCTGGAAATGAGCTTGTCGAAGCGCGCCTTTTCGACGTTCAGGATCTTGCCCTTCAGCGGCAGGATGGCCTGGAACTTCCGGTCACGGCCCTGCTTGGCGGAGCCGCCGGCGGAGTCACCCTCGACCAGGTAGAGCTCGGCATTGCGCGGGTCCTTCTCCTGACAGTCAGCCAGCTTGCCGGACAGGCCGAACGAATCGAGCACGCCCTTGCGACGCGTCATGTCGCGTGCCTTGCGGGCCGCGTCGCGCGCACGGGCGGCTTCGACGATCTTGCCGCAGATGGTCTTGGCGTCGTTCGGGCGCTCCTGCAGGAAGTCGGTCAGCTTCTGCGCCACCACTTCCTCGACTGCCGGACGCGCTTCGGATGACACCAGCTTCATCTTGGTCTGCGACGCGAACTTCGGGTCGGGCATCTTCACCGACAGCACGCAGGCCAGGCCTTCGCGCATGTCGTCGCCGGTGATTTCGACCTTGGCCTTCTTGGCGATTTCGTGTTCTTCGATGTACTTGTTGATGATGCGCGTCATCGCCGCGCGCAGCCCGGTCAGGTGGGTGCCGCCGTCGGTCTGCGGAATGTTGTTGGTGAAGCACAGCACCTGTTCGGCGTAGCTGTCGTTCCACTGCATGGCGACTTCGACGTCGATCTGCACATTGCCCTGCATCGACGCGCCGGCGCTGCAGAACACGTTCGGGTGCAGCGCGGTCTTGTTGCGGTTGATGTATTCGACGAAACCGCGCGCGCCGCCGAGGAAGGCGAAATCCTCTTCCTTGTTGTTGCGCTGGTCGACCAGCTTGATCTTGACGCCGTTGTTCAGGAAGGACAGTTCGCGCAGCCGCTTGGCCAGGATGTCGTAGTGGAATTCGATGTTGTCGAAGATGGTTTCGTCGGCCAGGAAGTGCACTTCGGTGCCGCGCTTTTCAGTCGCACCCAGCACCTTCAGCGGAGATACCTCGACGCCGTTCTGCACCTCGAGCAGGCGCTCGACCGGCACGCCGCGCTCGAATTCCATGAAGTGCTTCTTGCCGTCGCGGCGCACCGTCAGGCGCAGCCACTTCGAAAGGGCGTTCACGCAGCTGACGCCCACGCCGTGCAGGCCGCCGGACACCTTGTACGAGTTCTGGTTGAACTTGCCGCCGGCGTGCAGTTCGGTCAGCGCGATCTCGGCGGCCGAGCGCTTCGGTTCGTGCTTGTCGTCGAACTTGATGCCGGTCGGAATGCCGCGGCCGTTATCCGTCACCGAGATCGAGCTGTCGGTGTGGATGGTGATTACGATGTCGTCGCAGTGGCCGGCCAGCGCCTCGTCGATCGAGTTGTCGACCACCTCGAACACCAGATGATGCAGACCGGTGCCGTCAGACGTGTCGCCGATGTACATGCCGGGGCGCTTGCGCACGGCTTCCAGCCCCTCGAGGATCTGGATGCTGCCTTCGCCGTAGGCGTCGGCGTTGGGCGCACCGGGGACCATCGGCGTTTCGGGGGAGTTCGGTGTGAGCTCGTCAGACATGGCGTATTCCGGTGCTGCGCACGAGGTGCGCGGGGTCCATCAAAAAACACGAAGCCCGGCGCGCAGGCCGGGCGGTGGTGCAGGTGGCGCGGCTTACACGCGCATCGGCATCACGACGTACTTGAAGCCGTCGGTGCCGGGCAGCGTGATCAGTGCGCTGCTGTTGCCGTCGTTCAGGCGCAGGCTCAGCGTGTCGCCGGCCACATTGCCGAGCACGTCGAGCAGGTAGCTCACGTTGAAACCGATGTCGAGGGCGTCGCCGGTGTAGTCGACCTCCAGCTCTTCCTGCGCCTCTTCCTGCTCGGCATTGCTGGAAATGAGCTTGAGCAGGCCGGACGAAAGCACGACGCGCACACCCTTGAACTTTTCGTTGGTCAGGATGGCGGCGCGCTGCAGCGCCGGCAGGAAGGACGAACGCTGAAGCATGATTTCCTTCGGGTGATCCTTCGGAATCACGCGTTCGTAGTCGGGAAACTTGCCGTCGATCAGCTTCGAAATGAGCTCGACCGAGCCGAAGCGCAGACGCGCCTGGTTGCCGCCCAGTTCGATGTCGACCGGGTCGTCGGTGTCGGCAAGCTGGCGCGACAGTTCGAGCACGGTCTTGCGCGGCAGGATCACGTCGAGCTTGTCGGTCACGCCGGGCAGCGCCTCGGACACGTAGGCCAGACGGTGGCCGTCGGTTGCGACCAGCCGCAGTTCCTCGCTGCCGACGGCCAGCAGCAGGCCGTTGAGGTAGTAGCGGATGTCCTGCTGGGCCATCGAGTACTGCACCAGCGACAGCAGCCGCTTGAGCTTGCGCTGGGTCAGGCTGAGCTTGACGGTTTCACCCTCGGCGACCTGCATGCGCGGGTAGTCCTGCGCCGGCAGGGTCTGCAGCGTGAAGCGGCTCTTGCCGCAGCGCACCGTGAGCTTGCGGTCGTCGGCGTCGAGACTCACCTCCTGCCCTTCCGGCAGGGCACGCAGGATGTCCTGCAGCTTGCGGGCAGCGACCGTCAGCGCAGCGGGCTGGGCGGCGCTGATGTTGCCGGTGGAGCGGGTACGGATCTGGATTTCGATGTCGGTGGCCAGCAGCGTGAGCGCATCGCCCTCGGTTTCGATCAGGACGTTGGACAGGATCGGCAGGGTGTGGCGCTTCTCGACGATGCCGCTGACCGACTGCAGCGGACGCAGCAGCTGTTCGCGTTCTATCTTCATTAAGAGCATTTTATAAACCTCTGTAAACCGTTAACGTCGACCATTTTCTGTGGAGAACACTTTAATTATTCTTTTTTTCAGCTACTTGCAGTATGTATCGTTGTATGTACAACTGCCTCATCTGCGCTTGAACAAATGTGGATGAAACCGTGACCTGCTGAAAACAGCCTGCTTATCCACAGCGGCCATACACGTTTTCACACCTGTTTATCCGTACAGCTTCAATACCGCTTCATCCACACCCTTCCAGCGGCGGTTTCCGGCTATTTGCGCAAGGTCTGCACGAGCACGTGCAGGTCATGATTGAGCACTTCGTCCTTCAGCCTCAGGTCGGCAATGGTGCGGCAGGCATGCAGCACGGTCGTGTGGTCGCGCCCGCCGAAGGCTTCGCCGATCGCCGGATAGCTTTCCGGCGTCAGTTCCTTGGCCAGCCACATGGCGACCTGACGCGGCCGCGCGATGGCACGCGTACGCTTCTTCGAATACATCTCCGACACCTTGATCTTGAAGTAGTCGGCGACGGTCTTCTGGATGAATTCGAGCGTGATCTGCCGGTTGTGTGCGCCCAGCAGGTCCTTCAGCGCCTCGCGGGCCACTTCCAGCGTGATCGGCACCGTGTGGAAGTGGGCGAAGGCGATGATCTTCTTCAGCGCGCCTTCGAGTTCGCGCACATTGCTGCGGATGTTCTTGGCGACCAGGAAGGCGACGTCGTCACCCACCTTCACCCGCTCCATCTCGGCCTTCTTCTTCAGGATGGCGACCCGCATTTCGAGCTCGGGCGGCTCGATCTGCACCGTGAGTCCCCAGCCGAAGCGCGTCGTCAGGCGTTCTTCGACACCCTGGATGTTCTTCGGATAGGTGTCACAGGTGATGACGATCTGCTTCTTGCCGTCGGTCAGCGCGTTGAACGCGTAGAAGAACTCTTCCTGCGTGCGCGTCTTGTTGTTGAAGAACTGGATGTCGTCGATCAGCAGCACGTCTAGCGAGCGATAGTAGCGCTTGAAGGCGTCGAAGCTTTTCTGCTGGTAGGCGCGTACCACGTCGGCGTAGTAGTCGTCGGCGTGCACGTAGCGAATGACCGCGTCCGGGTTGTGCCGCATCACCTCGTTGCCCAGCGCATGCACCATGTGCGTCTTGCCCAGCCCGACACCACCGTAGATGAAGATGGGGTTGTAGGACATGCCCGGGTTCTGCGCGACCTGTATGGCGGCGGCGCGCGCCAGCTCGTTGGCACGGCCGGTGACCAGGTTGTCGAAGGTGAATCCCGGGTTCAGGCGCGAGCGGTCGCGTTCGTCGGGCCGGCCGCGGTTGCGTTCATTGCGGTCGGACTGCGCGTCGCCGTTCGACTTGATGATGGCCGGCGGCGTGACGCGGGTGGTTTCTTCTCCGTCGGCACGCAGATGCGTCTGGCGTACGCGTGGCGCGTCGGACGACGACGGCACCAGTATGGGTGCATCGGCAGCGTCGTTCGCCTGGCTGCCTGCCTGGGGCAGACTCAGGCGCACCGATACCGGTTGCGAAAAATATTCGAGACCGAGCGCTTCGATGCGCGACACATAGCGCTCGCGCACCCATTGCAGAACGAAGCGGTTAGGGGCGACCAGCGCCAGTGATTCGGTTTCGGCATCGGCGCACGGATCGATGCGCAAGCCCTTGATCCAGGTGTGAAATTGTTGCGCGGGAAGTTCCTGCTCGAAGCGGCTGAGGCAGACTGCCCAAAACTGTTGCATCATGGTCTGCGAGGTCGCCGGGTCGATTTCTAGGGGGTATGGCACAGCCTTGTGACCTGACCCGGGACAGTCGATCCGTGAAGAAGGATCGCCTCTTTGCGGTGTTCCGGGCACTGCGGTGACCGGTGGCCCGGGTCCGCTTTTGCCAGCTGTTTTGAGTGACGGAGTCTAGCGCTTTCGGCCCTGCTTATCCACACCGGCCAAACCCGCGCCACTGCGGGGCGATTGACAAGGCGCTGATGTTGCGCTGTAATCGCGGGCTTTTCCGTATACATAGTGAGCAGGCCATGAAACGCACCTACCAGCCGTCATCTGTCCGCCGTGCCCGCACCCACGGTTTCCTCGAACGCATGCGCACCCGTGGTGGTCGCGCCGTCATCCGTGCCCGTCGGGCCAAGGGCCGCGTCCGGCTCGCGGTCTGACGTAGCCAGACGTTTCCAGCCCGCGCTGCCGTGTCCGTGATCGTCCGGTCGTCTGCCATCAGGCAGCAAGCCGGAGGGTGAGTGCACAGTGAGCGATGCAGGCACGGCAGATTCACCGGAAACGCCGGCGCGAGGAACATGCAGTTTCCGCCCGGTCTTCCGGCTCAGAAAAACGGATGAGTTTTCATCCGTTTTTGCTTTACGGCGCACACAGCGCAGCCGTCATTTCGTGATCCATCACGGTCCGGTCAAATCGTCCGGCCCGGATGCAGAGACCGGAGCGCGTCTGGGTGTCGTGGTCGCGAAGCGGCACCTGAAGCGCGCGCATGATCGCAATCTGGTCAAGCGACTGGCGCGCGAAGCATTCCGCCATGCGCGGACGGGGTTGAGGCCGCTCGACATGGTTCTGCGCCTGAATTCGCGGCCTGAAAGCCTCGATCGCAAGGCGCTGCGGGCGGAACTTGACCATCTTTTTGGCCGGATGCGCCCGCCGGCCGTAGCGCCCGATGCCGGGCCGTCCAGCGGGAAGCCGCCTGTTTCGGAGCCAGCCAGTTGAAAAGTCTTCTGCTGTCCGTACTTGCCGTGTATCGCTACGCCATCAGCCCCATGCTGGGAGCCAATTGCCGCTTCCTGCCCAGCTGTTCCGAATACGCCACCGAAGCGATCCGCCGCCACGGCAGCCTGCGTGGCGGCTGGCTGTCGCTCAGGCGCATTGCGCGCTGCCATCCGTGGAATCCCGGGGGACATGATCCGGTGCCGTGAGCACCGAGTCGTCCCGGCCGCCTCCACGATCGCTTTCCACTCAACGACGCATTTTTCCGACGATTCCCCAGATGGATACCCAACGCTCCGCCCTGTTGATCGTTTTCCTGTTTTCGCTGTTCATGCTGTGGGACGGCTGGCAGCGCCAGTCGCAACCGCCGGTCGCCGCAGCACCGGCTGCCGATGCAGTGGCACAGTCGCCGGGTGCCCAGGCACCGGTGCCGACCGTGAGCACGCCGGCCGGTGCAGCCGATGTACCGGCCGTGCCGGTCGTGGCGCAGAAGACCGCGACCCGCGTGGTAACCGATCTGTTCATCGCCGATGTGTCGGCCGAGGGCGGTTCGATCATCCGGCTCGAACTGCTGCAGCACAAGGCGGGCCCCGAAGCGACCGGCAATTTCGTGCTGCTCGACAATGGCGGTGCCCACCTCTATCACGCGCAGAGCGGTCTGATTGGTGAGGGTCTGCCGACACACAAGACGGTTTTCCAGCTGCCGGAAGGCGAGCTGACGCTGGCTGATGGCCAGGACAAGGTCGAATTGCGCATGACGGCAGCCGGTGGCGAAGGCGTCACGGTGACCAAGGTGCTCACCTTCACTCGCGGCAGCTACCAGATCGGCACGCGCTACGAAGTGGCGAATGCCTCGCAGGCGCCGGTCAGCGCGCATGCCTACTTCCAGCTGTTGCGCGACGGCAAGCCCACCGCCGGCGGCAATGCCATGTTGAGCACCTTCACCGGCCCGGCCTTCTATACCGATCAGGGCAAGTACCAGAAGATCGACTTTTCGGACATCGCCGATAATTCGGCCAAGTTCGTCAACAAGGCGCCGGATGGCTGGGTGGCGCTGGTGCAGCACTATTTCGTCAGTGCCTTCGTGCCTCCGAAGGGAGCCGATCGAGAATTCTTTGCCCGCAAGGTCGGCAATGACCTGTACACCGCAGGCGTCGTCGTGCCGCTTGCTGCGGCAGCGCCGGGCGCCACTTCGTCGATCGAAGTGCCGCTCTACGCGGGTCCGCAGATCCAGGAAGATCTGGTTGCATTGGCGCCGGGCCTTGATCTGGTGGTCGATTACGGCTTCCTGACCATCATCGCCTCGCCGATGCACTGGGTGCTGGAGAAGCTGCACGACATGGTCGGCAACTGGGGATGGGCCATCATCCTGCTGACGATTCTGATCAAGGCGATCTTCTTCCCGCTGTCCGCCGCCAGCTACCGCTCGATGGCCAAGCTGCGTGTGGTCACGCCGCGCATGCAGCAGATCAAGGAGCGCCACGGCGGCGACCGCATGCGCATGCAGCAGGAAATGATGGAGCTGTACAAGACGGAAAAGATCAATCCGCTCGGCGGATGCCTGCCCATCGTGGTGCAGATCCCGGTGTTCATCGCGCTGTACTGGGTGCTGCTGGGCAGCGTTGAAATGCGCAACGCGCCCTGGATAGGCTGGATCACCGACCTGTCGATCAAGGATCCCTACTTCGTTCTGCCCATCATCATGGGCATCACGATGTTCGTGCAGACCAAGTTGAATCCGACGCCGCCGGACCCGATCCAGGCGAAAGTGATGCTCTTCCTGCCGATCGTGTTCACCGGCATGTTCCTGTTCTTCCCGTCCGGTCTGGTGCTGTACTGGGTGGTGAACAACGTGCTGTCGATCGCCCAGCAGTGGCAGATCACCCGCATGATCGAAAGCGGCAAGGCCGCCAAGACCTGATCCCGCAGATACCCGCTCCGGCGTCGAGGGCGCCGCGACTGCAATCACCCGCGGCGGGTTGTATTGTGGGCGCGGCGCCCTCTTCGTTACCGGACCCTCGACCATGCATCCAGCCAGGTACCCTGCCGACACCATTGCCGCGATAGCGACCGCAACCGGTCGCGGCGGCATCGGCGTTGTCCGGGTGTCCGGCAGCCGGGCGGCCGATGTTGCACTTGGCGTACTCGGGCGCCTGCCGCCAGTTCGTCAGGCCGCGTTCCTGAGATTTCAGGCGGCCGACGGGACGACGCTGGATCACGGTGTCGCGCTGTGGTTTGCGGCGCCAGCGTCCTACACCGGCGAACATGTGCTCGAGCTTCACGGTCATGGTGGCCGCGCGGTGCTGCAGTCGGTGCTCGCACGCTGCTTCGAACTGGGTGCGCGCCCTGCCCGCCCCGGTGAATTCACCGAACGGGCTTTCCTGAACGATCGCATCGATCTGGCCCAGGCCGAGGCGGTCGCCGATCTGATCGACGCGAGTACGTCAACGGCGGCCCGTGCCGCCATGCGTTCCCTGGATGGCGAGTTTTCGCGTCACGTCCATCAACTGGAGGACGCGCTGGTCAACCTGCGACTGTTTGTCGAGGCGACGCTGGACTTTCCCGAGGAAGATGTCGAGTTCATCGAACAGGCAGGCGCCCGGCGCAAGCTCGATGAGGTGATGCAGGCGGTTGGCGCGTTGCGCGAAAGGGCTCGCTGCGGTGCCGTCCTCAGAGAGGGGCTGACGGTCGTGCTGGCCGGCGCGCCGAACGTTGGCAAGTCCAGCCTGCTCAATGCGCTGTCCGGCGAAGATCGCGCCATCGTGACCGATATCGCGGGAACCACGCGCGACACCCTGCGCGAGCTGATTTCCATCGACGGCGTACCGCTGCACATCATCGACACTGCGGGTCTGCGCGACACGAGCGATCCGGTCGAACAGGCCGGTATCGCCCGCACGCGGCGCGAGCTCGATCGCGCGCATGCCGTGGTTCACCTGATCGACGCGACGACCGGGTTCGATGCGGCGGCGCGGCGCATTGACGAAGGCTTGCCGGACGGACTGAAGCGCATACGCGTATTCAACAAGATCGATCTCACCGATGATTCGCCCCACTCCGAGCGCGCGGGCGATGTCGTCTCGGTATGGCTGTCCGCCCGCGAAGGTGCGGGGCTGGACCTCGTCCGCACGGCGCTGCTTGATTGCATCGGCTGGCATGGTGGCGCCGAAGACGCGTTGTCTGCCCGTGCTCGACACCTTCATGCGCTCGATGCAGCGATGGACAGGCTGGATGCCGCTCGTAGCTGCATTGCCGGCAAGGTTCTGCAGCTTGATTTGTTTGCGGAAGAGCTGCGTCTCGCCCATCGAGCGCTCGGCGACATCACCGGCGAGTTCACACCTGATGATCTGCTGGGTGAGATCTTTTCCCGCTTCTGCATCGGAAAGTGATGTTCCACGTGAAACATCCGGAAGGTCGTTTTGTTGGCTGACTTCGCCTTGTTGTTTGTCGGCGCATTCTTCGCAGGTCTTGTGGATGCCATGGTCGGTGGTGGCGGACTGGTGCAGATACCGCTGCTGTTCAATGTGTTCCCGGGCGTCGCGCCCGCGACCCTGTTCGGTACCAACAAGGCGGTCAGCATCGTCGGGACGGCCTTTGCGGCGCGCCGCTATCTGGGCAAGGTGGACATGGATTGGCGCGTGCTCTGGCGCGCTGCCCTGGCTGCATTTGTCGCGTCATTTGCCGGCGCGGCTGCTGTCGGCCTGTTCCCGCCGCAGATGCTGCGACCACTGGTCATCGTGCTGCTGGTCGCTGTGCTTGCCTACACACTGAAGAAGAAGGACTTTGGCGCTTCGTCGCGCGGCATCGACCGCAAGCCGCGCCCGGTACTTGCGCTGTTGCTGGGTGCGGCGATCGGCTTTTACGACGGCTTCTTCGGACCGGGAACCGGCAGCTTCCTGATCTTTCTTTTCATCCGCTGCTATGCGTGGGATTTCCTGCGTGCGTCGGCGGCTGCCAAGGTCGTGAACGTCAGCACCAACCTCGCCGCGCTGTGCTGGTTCGTGCCTGTGGGTGCAATCATGATCAAGGTGGCTGCACTGATGGCGCTGGCCAACCTCGCCGGCGCATGGGTGGGCGCGCATCTTGCGATGAAGAACGGCGCAC
The sequence above is a segment of the Methyloversatilis sp. RAC08 genome. Coding sequences within it:
- a CDS encoding zinc ribbon domain-containing protein YjdM; amino-acid sequence: MSGLPPCPQCSSEYTYEDGDMLVCPECAHEWSKGGAAAVEEKRVWKDAHGNVLQDGDSVTVIKDLKVKGTSSVVKVGTKVKNIRLIEGDHDIDCKIDGFGSMQLKSEFVKKA
- the gyrB gene encoding DNA topoisomerase (ATP-hydrolyzing) subunit B, with protein sequence MSDELTPNSPETPMVPGAPNADAYGEGSIQILEGLEAVRKRPGMYIGDTSDGTGLHHLVFEVVDNSIDEALAGHCDDIVITIHTDSSISVTDNGRGIPTGIKFDDKHEPKRSAAEIALTELHAGGKFNQNSYKVSGGLHGVGVSCVNALSKWLRLTVRRDGKKHFMEFERGVPVERLLEVQNGVEVSPLKVLGATEKRGTEVHFLADETIFDNIEFHYDILAKRLRELSFLNNGVKIKLVDQRNNKEEDFAFLGGARGFVEYINRNKTALHPNVFCSAGASMQGNVQIDVEVAMQWNDSYAEQVLCFTNNIPQTDGGTHLTGLRAAMTRIINKYIEEHEIAKKAKVEITGDDMREGLACVLSVKMPDPKFASQTKMKLVSSEARPAVEEVVAQKLTDFLQERPNDAKTICGKIVEAARARDAARKARDMTRRKGVLDSFGLSGKLADCQEKDPRNAELYLVEGDSAGGSAKQGRDRKFQAILPLKGKILNVEKARFDKLISSQEIVTLIQTLGTGIGKDEYKPEKLRYHRIIIMTDADVDGAHIRTLLLTFFYRQMPELVEGGHIYIAQPPLYKIKHGRTELYVKDDHELNQYLLKLAFDESSLVPHEGAEPLSGSAFEEMAREYLLAEAIVERLAEYADGELLRTLLEHNIALSLDDEAAARDSAARLAAKLPPNVTLLAEYNDKTEAWQLRIERMHHGNRKIGRVDSEFLLSGDYQRIRHAAELIAGLVGPGAIVKRGEKQQEVASFTEATRWLLNEVERNLGKQRYKGLGEMNPEQLWETTMDPTVRRLLKVQIDDAIAADEIFTTLMGDNVEPRRAFIESNALGVRNLDV
- the dnaN gene encoding DNA polymerase III subunit beta produces the protein MKIEREQLLRPLQSVSGIVEKRHTLPILSNVLIETEGDALTLLATDIEIQIRTRSTGNISAAQPAALTVAARKLQDILRALPEGQEVSLDADDRKLTVRCGKSRFTLQTLPAQDYPRMQVAEGETVKLSLTQRKLKRLLSLVQYSMAQQDIRYYLNGLLLAVGSEELRLVATDGHRLAYVSEALPGVTDKLDVILPRKTVLELSRQLADTDDPVDIELGGNQARLRFGSVELISKLIDGKFPDYERVIPKDHPKEIMLQRSSFLPALQRAAILTNEKFKGVRVVLSSGLLKLISSNAEQEEAQEELEVDYTGDALDIGFNVSYLLDVLGNVAGDTLSLRLNDGNSSALITLPGTDGFKYVVMPMRV
- the dnaA gene encoding chromosomal replication initiator protein DnaA, whose amino-acid sequence is MQQFWAVCLSRFEQELPAQQFHTWIKGLRIDPCADAETESLALVAPNRFVLQWVRERYVSRIEALGLEYFSQPVSVRLSLPQAGSQANDAADAPILVPSSSDAPRVRQTHLRADGEETTRVTPPAIIKSNGDAQSDRNERNRGRPDERDRSRLNPGFTFDNLVTGRANELARAAAIQVAQNPGMSYNPIFIYGGVGLGKTHMVHALGNEVMRHNPDAVIRYVHADDYYADVVRAYQQKSFDAFKRYYRSLDVLLIDDIQFFNNKTRTQEEFFYAFNALTDGKKQIVITCDTYPKNIQGVEERLTTRFGWGLTVQIEPPELEMRVAILKKKAEMERVKVGDDVAFLVAKNIRSNVRELEGALKKIIAFAHFHTVPITLEVAREALKDLLGAHNRQITLEFIQKTVADYFKIKVSEMYSKKRTRAIARPRQVAMWLAKELTPESYPAIGEAFGGRDHTTVLHACRTIADLRLKDEVLNHDLHVLVQTLRK
- the rpmH gene encoding 50S ribosomal protein L34, which translates into the protein MKRTYQPSSVRRARTHGFLERMRTRGGRAVIRARRAKGRVRLAV
- the rnpA gene encoding ribonuclease P protein component: MSDAGTADSPETPARGTCSFRPVFRLRKTDEFSSVFALRRTQRSRHFVIHHGPVKSSGPDAETGARLGVVVAKRHLKRAHDRNLVKRLAREAFRHARTGLRPLDMVLRLNSRPESLDRKALRAELDHLFGRMRPPAVAPDAGPSSGKPPVSEPAS
- the yidD gene encoding membrane protein insertion efficiency factor YidD — its product is MKSLLLSVLAVYRYAISPMLGANCRFLPSCSEYATEAIRRHGSLRGGWLSLRRIARCHPWNPGGHDPVP
- the yidC gene encoding membrane protein insertase YidC encodes the protein MDTQRSALLIVFLFSLFMLWDGWQRQSQPPVAAAPAADAVAQSPGAQAPVPTVSTPAGAADVPAVPVVAQKTATRVVTDLFIADVSAEGGSIIRLELLQHKAGPEATGNFVLLDNGGAHLYHAQSGLIGEGLPTHKTVFQLPEGELTLADGQDKVELRMTAAGGEGVTVTKVLTFTRGSYQIGTRYEVANASQAPVSAHAYFQLLRDGKPTAGGNAMLSTFTGPAFYTDQGKYQKIDFSDIADNSAKFVNKAPDGWVALVQHYFVSAFVPPKGADREFFARKVGNDLYTAGVVVPLAAAAPGATSSIEVPLYAGPQIQEDLVALAPGLDLVVDYGFLTIIASPMHWVLEKLHDMVGNWGWAIILLTILIKAIFFPLSAASYRSMAKLRVVTPRMQQIKERHGGDRMRMQQEMMELYKTEKINPLGGCLPIVVQIPVFIALYWVLLGSVEMRNAPWIGWITDLSIKDPYFVLPIIMGITMFVQTKLNPTPPDPIQAKVMLFLPIVFTGMFLFFPSGLVLYWVVNNVLSIAQQWQITRMIESGKAAKT
- the mnmE gene encoding tRNA uridine-5-carboxymethylaminomethyl(34) synthesis GTPase MnmE; the protein is MHPARYPADTIAAIATATGRGGIGVVRVSGSRAADVALGVLGRLPPVRQAAFLRFQAADGTTLDHGVALWFAAPASYTGEHVLELHGHGGRAVLQSVLARCFELGARPARPGEFTERAFLNDRIDLAQAEAVADLIDASTSTAARAAMRSLDGEFSRHVHQLEDALVNLRLFVEATLDFPEEDVEFIEQAGARRKLDEVMQAVGALRERARCGAVLREGLTVVLAGAPNVGKSSLLNALSGEDRAIVTDIAGTTRDTLRELISIDGVPLHIIDTAGLRDTSDPVEQAGIARTRRELDRAHAVVHLIDATTGFDAAARRIDEGLPDGLKRIRVFNKIDLTDDSPHSERAGDVVSVWLSAREGAGLDLVRTALLDCIGWHGGAEDALSARARHLHALDAAMDRLDAARSCIAGKVLQLDLFAEELRLAHRALGDITGEFTPDDLLGEIFSRFCIGK
- a CDS encoding sulfite exporter TauE/SafE family protein; amino-acid sequence: MLADFALLFVGAFFAGLVDAMVGGGGLVQIPLLFNVFPGVAPATLFGTNKAVSIVGTAFAARRYLGKVDMDWRVLWRAALAAFVASFAGAAAVGLFPPQMLRPLVIVLLVAVLAYTLKKKDFGASSRGIDRKPRPVLALLLGAAIGFYDGFFGPGTGSFLIFLFIRCYAWDFLRASAAAKVVNVSTNLAALCWFVPVGAIMIKVAALMALANLAGAWVGAHLAMKNGALFVRRVFIVVVGVLIARLTWDVLSV